A genomic region of Pirellulales bacterium contains the following coding sequences:
- a CDS encoding Gfo/Idh/MocA family oxidoreductase, with protein sequence MLNVGIVGIGFMGMIHYLAYKQVRGARVSAVVSRERRKLAGDWRGIQGNFGPPGTQMDLRGVAGYLDWRQLIDDPAIDLVDICLPPAMHAEVALAALAAGKHVLCEKPIALSAPDAAKMVRAAEKARRQLLIGHVLPFMPEYAFAYEAITSGKFGKLLGGYFKRVIADPLWIKDFYDPQKVGGPVVDLHIHDAHFIRLVCGMPSAVFSTGRMRGETVEFIDTQFLYPGKRLAVAATSGVINQQGRSFTHAYEIYLERATLLFDAAVFGGVGATSTPLALLTSDGRVKRPKLKAVDAFALELREAVRAASENRPSPLLSGALARDALAICQAETASVRTGRIVKVPAK encoded by the coding sequence ATGTTGAACGTCGGCATCGTCGGCATCGGTTTCATGGGGATGATCCATTACCTGGCCTACAAGCAGGTGCGCGGTGCGCGGGTGTCGGCCGTGGTGTCGCGCGAGCGGCGCAAGCTGGCCGGAGATTGGCGCGGCATCCAGGGGAATTTTGGTCCGCCCGGTACGCAAATGGATTTGCGCGGCGTGGCCGGATATCTCGACTGGCGACAATTGATCGACGATCCGGCGATCGACCTGGTCGACATCTGCCTGCCGCCGGCAATGCACGCCGAAGTGGCGCTCGCGGCGCTCGCCGCGGGCAAGCACGTGCTGTGCGAGAAGCCGATCGCGCTCTCGGCGCCGGATGCCGCGAAGATGGTGCGCGCGGCGGAGAAAGCGCGGCGGCAATTGTTGATCGGACATGTTTTGCCCTTCATGCCGGAGTACGCCTTCGCTTACGAGGCGATCACCAGCGGCAAGTTCGGCAAGCTGCTGGGCGGATATTTTAAACGCGTGATCGCGGACCCGTTGTGGATCAAGGATTTTTATGATCCTCAGAAGGTCGGCGGGCCGGTCGTCGACTTGCACATTCACGACGCGCATTTCATTCGCCTGGTGTGTGGCATGCCGTCGGCGGTGTTCAGCACCGGTCGGATGCGCGGTGAAACGGTCGAGTTCATCGACACTCAGTTTCTCTATCCCGGCAAGCGCTTGGCCGTAGCGGCAACGAGCGGCGTCATCAACCAACAAGGGCGCAGCTTTACGCACGCTTACGAAATTTATCTGGAACGGGCGACGCTGCTGTTCGATGCGGCCGTGTTCGGTGGCGTCGGTGCGACTTCAACGCCGCTGGCGCTGTTGACCAGCGACGGGCGTGTGAAGCGTCCGAAGTTGAAAGCGGTCGATGCGTTCGCGCTCGAGTTGCGCGAAGCGGTGCGCGCGGCGAGTGAGAATCGTCCGTCGCCGCTCTTGTCTGGCGCGCTTGCACGCGACGCGCTGGCGATCTGCCAGGCCGAAACGGCGTCGGTGCGGACAGGGCGGATCGTCAAGGTGCCGGCTAAGTAG
- a CDS encoding PEP-CTERM sorting domain-containing protein: MFYRGIFSLALFLLAASSQSTAHAIELVVMNTDAATVPGAKVYTVGVEVTQADVSAALATKSGGDTPLLVQEVDFVGNVLNSQQTTPFNYQSLQTIQSQYIDNAAYNNPVPPGSASGPPMNLSAAGDNALYASSWWYVSDSGQLGGVNDSSGNTGVITANPAADGSGVYTIGPTSNVGSTGLDWIAYPQSDPGTPGMTMTGVIYGSHSSSGLFVGDLSESPVSDQFVNGVLTVPLAQVVTNGNLSFDFGTTPNSSDPNVTYANNFLGVGGYYATNFMGGNWLVDPHAVLDYSTNTIHSLLAGGGGLSTVGGMQVSPAMIVTNGDLTSTYTATSATNLAQTIGPAAAGQINFALAGSTVQAWEVQYTGTLQGTNTVVFHYDPTLIGNTPESELRIEHFVNGAWAVPAGEVVDTVAHTITLQADSFSPFVLSQVPEPSSVVLICAGAIAVGISWRLRRKKC, from the coding sequence ATGTTTTATCGAGGCATCTTTTCCTTGGCGCTCTTCCTTTTAGCGGCAAGTTCGCAATCCACGGCCCATGCGATCGAGCTGGTTGTCATGAACACCGACGCCGCCACAGTTCCTGGAGCCAAGGTTTACACCGTCGGCGTAGAAGTTACCCAGGCTGACGTGTCGGCTGCACTTGCCACCAAAAGTGGCGGTGACACTCCTCTTCTCGTGCAAGAGGTCGATTTTGTCGGCAACGTTCTGAATTCGCAGCAGACGACACCATTTAATTATCAGAGTTTGCAGACGATCCAGTCCCAGTACATTGATAACGCCGCCTACAACAATCCCGTTCCGCCCGGATCGGCTTCTGGGCCTCCTATGAATCTTAGCGCAGCGGGAGACAACGCCTTGTACGCATCGAGCTGGTGGTATGTCAGCGACAGCGGTCAACTCGGGGGGGTCAACGACTCAAGTGGCAACACAGGCGTAATTACCGCGAATCCAGCCGCGGATGGCAGCGGCGTTTATACGATAGGCCCGACAAGTAATGTCGGATCAACCGGTTTAGATTGGATCGCTTATCCGCAAAGCGATCCCGGCACCCCAGGAATGACGATGACCGGGGTGATCTACGGTAGTCATTCGTCGTCAGGTCTTTTCGTCGGCGATTTATCCGAATCGCCCGTGAGTGATCAGTTTGTCAATGGCGTGCTGACCGTCCCTTTGGCTCAAGTGGTAACGAATGGAAACCTGAGCTTTGATTTTGGGACTACACCGAATTCTAGCGATCCGAATGTGACATACGCCAACAACTTTCTTGGCGTTGGCGGATATTACGCGACGAACTTCATGGGTGGTAACTGGCTGGTAGATCCGCACGCCGTGCTCGATTACAGCACGAACACGATTCATTCTTTGCTCGCGGGCGGGGGTGGATTGTCGACCGTCGGTGGCATGCAAGTTAGTCCTGCCATGATCGTTACGAATGGCGATCTGACGAGCACCTACACCGCGACTTCGGCGACGAATCTCGCTCAAACCATTGGCCCCGCCGCGGCGGGGCAGATCAATTTCGCCCTGGCCGGTTCGACGGTGCAGGCGTGGGAGGTGCAATACACCGGCACGTTGCAGGGTACGAACACGGTTGTCTTCCACTACGATCCGACGTTAATTGGCAACACGCCTGAATCGGAGTTGCGGATCGAGCATTTCGTCAACGGCGCGTGGGCCGTGCCGGCCGGTGAAGTGGTCGATACCGTGGCCCATACGATCACGTTGCAAGCGGACAGCTTTTCGCCGTTTGTGCTGTCGCAAGTCCCGGAGCCATCGAGTGTGGTCTTGATATGCGCTGGTGCGATCGCGGTTGGAATCAGTTGGCGATTGCGGCGTAAGAAATGCTAA
- a CDS encoding Rrf2 family transcriptional regulator, with product MKVSAKTEYACIAMLELAASYPTGEPVRIRKIAEEHGIPSRFLVQILLQLKGAGLVISTRGALGGYQLAKSPEHITLAEVMNATEGPDEEVTTSAAPGSVVGKVLESAWREVATVQRKMLETITFDQLVDRARHQAENMYYI from the coding sequence GTGAAAGTCTCTGCGAAAACCGAATACGCCTGTATCGCCATGCTGGAGCTCGCCGCGAGCTACCCGACAGGCGAGCCGGTGCGCATTCGTAAGATCGCCGAAGAGCACGGCATCCCCTCTCGCTTCCTCGTGCAGATACTGTTGCAACTGAAAGGGGCCGGCCTGGTCATCAGCACTCGCGGTGCCTTGGGCGGATATCAACTCGCCAAGTCGCCTGAGCACATCACGCTGGCCGAGGTGATGAACGCCACCGAAGGTCCGGACGAGGAAGTCACCACGAGCGCCGCCCCCGGCTCAGTGGTGGGCAAGGTCCTCGAATCGGCCTGGCGCGAAGTCGCCACCGTGCAGCGCAAAATGCTGGAAACCATCACCTTCGACCAGCTCGTCGACCGCGCCCGCCATCAGGCGGAAAACATGTATTACATCTAG
- a CDS encoding phosphoadenylyl-sulfate reductase has product MPGVSTPIVSAAPTSTGGASADGRPPLPSPEFLEQLSQYSRQLEEASPREIIAWAVEKYFPKLTMATAFGPEGCVIIHYLAEIEPRTPVFNLETGYQFPETLALRERILERYGIAVEYKSASTTIQEYEALNGGPLYKENPDKCCFDRKVTVLRQAAVGMNAWMSGIRRDQSSDRAGAPIVGWDKKFGLVKVSPLANWNKKDVWKLITEQNVPYNPLHDQGYTSIGCWPCTRAVMFGEDERAGRWSGTAKVECGLHTSD; this is encoded by the coding sequence ATGCCGGGAGTTTCCACGCCCATCGTTTCGGCCGCACCAACTTCGACTGGCGGTGCTAGCGCCGATGGCCGCCCTCCCCTCCCCTCGCCCGAGTTCCTCGAGCAGCTTAGCCAATACAGCCGGCAGCTCGAAGAGGCCTCTCCGCGCGAGATCATTGCCTGGGCTGTGGAGAAGTATTTTCCGAAGTTGACGATGGCCACGGCCTTCGGCCCCGAAGGATGTGTCATTATTCATTACTTGGCGGAAATCGAGCCGCGCACGCCGGTCTTCAATCTCGAAACTGGTTACCAGTTTCCCGAGACGTTGGCCCTGCGCGAGCGGATTCTCGAGCGCTACGGCATTGCCGTGGAATACAAAAGCGCGAGCACGACGATCCAAGAGTACGAAGCGCTGAACGGCGGCCCGTTGTACAAGGAAAATCCCGACAAGTGCTGCTTTGACCGCAAGGTGACCGTGCTGCGGCAGGCTGCCGTCGGCATGAACGCCTGGATGAGCGGGATTCGCCGCGACCAAAGCAGTGACCGTGCCGGCGCGCCGATCGTCGGCTGGGATAAAAAGTTCGGCCTCGTCAAAGTCAGCCCGCTCGCGAATTGGAACAAGAAAGACGTCTGGAAGCTGATCACCGAACAGAACGTTCCGTACAACCCGCTGCATGATCAAGGCTACACCAGCATCGGTTGCTGGCCCTGCACGCGGGCCGTGATGTTCGGCGAGGACGAACGTGCCGGCCGTTGGAGCGGGACGGCCAAAGTCGAATGCGGACTGCATACCTCGGATTGA
- a CDS encoding rhamnulokinase family protein yields MAEEVYLAVDMGASGGRVLAGLLDGRRLRLEEVHRFENGAIAAAGGLYWDVLGLWGQITHGLRAAGAKYGDRVKSVGVDTWGVDFALLGRGDVLLENPHSYRDPRADGMLKRALAHVPREEIFAKTGAQFLEINTLYQLLALSEQNSPLLEMAESFLMMPDLFHWLLTGVKANEYTNATTTQFYNPVKRRWATGLLGQLGVPSHFLGEIADPGTNLGKLRPQVAADTGLANASVVLPGTHDTASAVMAVPARGTPCDKPDWCYISSGTWSLMGAELPNPVVTEKCMQLSFTNEGGVGHRTRLLKNIVGLWLVQECRRIWKLAGKTFSWDDLTGMAAAAPQLASLVNPDDATLMAPRDMPAAIRELCKRTGQSVPQDEGAVIRTTIESLALRYRQVLVSLEELTGGQVKTIHVVGGGTQNRQLCQATADACQRPVVAGPVEATAIGNVMAQAVAAGAVGSIEEAREVVRESFPVEQYEPREGGAWADAAGRFEAITRA; encoded by the coding sequence ATGGCGGAAGAAGTCTATCTGGCGGTTGATATGGGGGCCTCGGGGGGCCGCGTGCTGGCCGGATTGTTGGACGGTCGGCGGTTGCGCCTGGAAGAGGTTCACCGCTTTGAAAACGGCGCCATCGCCGCCGCCGGAGGGTTGTATTGGGACGTGCTCGGATTGTGGGGTCAGATCACGCACGGCCTGCGCGCGGCGGGGGCGAAGTACGGCGATCGGGTTAAAAGTGTTGGCGTCGATACGTGGGGAGTGGATTTCGCGCTGCTGGGGCGCGGCGACGTGCTGCTAGAGAATCCGCATTCGTATCGCGATCCGCGCGCGGACGGAATGTTGAAGCGCGCGCTCGCGCATGTGCCGCGCGAAGAAATCTTCGCCAAGACCGGTGCCCAATTTCTCGAGATCAACACGCTGTACCAACTGCTGGCGCTTAGTGAGCAGAATTCACCGCTGTTGGAGATGGCCGAATCGTTCTTGATGATGCCGGACTTGTTTCATTGGCTGCTAACAGGCGTAAAGGCCAACGAATATACCAACGCCACGACCACGCAATTCTATAACCCCGTGAAGCGCCGCTGGGCGACCGGACTGCTGGGGCAACTAGGCGTGCCATCGCATTTTCTGGGCGAGATCGCCGACCCCGGTACGAACCTGGGCAAGCTGCGACCGCAGGTGGCCGCGGACACGGGGCTGGCCAATGCATCGGTGGTGTTGCCTGGCACCCACGATACGGCCAGTGCCGTGATGGCGGTGCCAGCGCGCGGCACGCCGTGCGACAAACCGGACTGGTGCTACATCAGCTCGGGCACGTGGTCGTTGATGGGAGCGGAACTACCGAATCCCGTCGTGACGGAAAAGTGCATGCAACTGTCGTTCACCAACGAAGGGGGCGTCGGGCATCGCACGCGACTGTTGAAGAATATTGTCGGATTGTGGCTCGTCCAGGAATGTCGGCGGATCTGGAAGCTGGCGGGCAAGACGTTCAGTTGGGATGACCTCACTGGTATGGCCGCCGCGGCACCGCAACTGGCATCACTGGTAAATCCTGACGACGCGACGCTGATGGCCCCGCGTGATATGCCGGCCGCGATTCGCGAGCTTTGCAAACGTACGGGCCAAAGCGTACCGCAGGACGAAGGGGCCGTGATTCGTACGACGATCGAGAGCCTTGCACTGCGTTATCGGCAGGTGCTGGTTTCGCTCGAAGAATTGACCGGCGGGCAGGTGAAGACGATTCATGTTGTCGGCGGTGGGACGCAGAACCGGCAATTGTGCCAGGCCACGGCCGACGCTTGCCAGCGCCCCGTGGTGGCCGGCCCGGTCGAGGCGACGGCGATTGGCAACGTCATGGCCCAGGCGGTGGCGGCAGGCGCGGTCGGTTCGATCGAAGAGGCACGCGAAGTGGTGCGCGAGAGCTTCCCGGTCGAGCAATACGAACCGCGCGAAGGGGGCGCCTGGGCCGATGCAGCGGGCCGCTTCGAGGCGATCACTCGCGCATGA